The following are from one region of the Mesorhizobium sp. B2-8-5 genome:
- the clpS gene encoding ATP-dependent Clp protease adapter ClpS gives MQGDGDRNDPGRGTAVITRTKTKTKKPSLYRVLILNDDYTPMEFVVHVLERFFQKDREAATRIMLHVHNHGVGECGVYTFEVAETKVSQVMDFARQNQHPLQCVMEKK, from the coding sequence ATGCAAGGTGACGGAGACCGCAACGATCCCGGTCGCGGCACCGCTGTCATCACGCGCACCAAAACCAAGACCAAGAAGCCCAGTCTCTACCGGGTCCTCATTCTGAACGACGACTACACGCCGATGGAGTTCGTCGTTCACGTCCTGGAGCGGTTTTTCCAAAAGGACCGCGAGGCCGCCACACGCATCATGCTTCATGTTCACAATCATGGAGTGGGCGAGTGCGGTGTCTACACATTCGAGGTGGCCGAGACCAAAGTGTCTCAGGTCATGGATTTCGCCCGACAGAATCAGCATCCGCTGCAATGCGTGATGGAGAAGAAGTGA
- a CDS encoding DUF4031 domain-containing protein — MAVYVDAAIWKWAGHRWCHLLADETDELHRFATELGLKLSSYQGPPKTSAPHYDITGFERDRAVRLGAIECSREEIVAIFRRVRVPNGKVKR; from the coding sequence ATGGCGGTCTATGTCGATGCGGCGATCTGGAAATGGGCCGGCCACCGCTGGTGTCATCTCCTTGCCGACGAGACGGACGAGCTGCATCGCTTCGCCACCGAACTCGGCCTCAAGCTTTCCTCCTATCAAGGGCCGCCCAAGACGTCGGCGCCGCATTACGACATCACCGGCTTCGAGCGCGATCGCGCGGTTCGGCTTGGCGCCATCGAATGCAGCCGCGAGGAAATCGTCGCGATCTTTCGCCGCGTCAGGGTGCCGAACGGCAAGGTAAAACGCTGA
- a CDS encoding chloramphenicol phosphotransferase CPT family protein, with protein sequence MEAGQIIILNGAPRSGKSSIAAAIQETFEGVWINLGVDACAQATPPRLRPGIGLRPGGERPDIEAFVPLLYAALYVSIAAHSRLGLNVVVDIGHHDAYSRSLNILPHCARRLAGLPVLLVGVRCPIDEVLRRRAAGGEGTPYVIGTDDDPMPLPVRRWQEEVHKPGLYDLEVDTSLLSPRACAGSIRERLIAGPAPMAFHTLANLPTA encoded by the coding sequence TTGGAAGCCGGACAGATCATCATCCTCAACGGCGCGCCGCGCTCGGGAAAATCGAGCATCGCCGCGGCGATCCAGGAGACATTCGAGGGTGTGTGGATCAATCTCGGCGTCGACGCCTGCGCCCAAGCCACGCCGCCGCGGCTGCGCCCGGGTATCGGCCTGCGTCCCGGTGGCGAACGCCCCGACATCGAGGCTTTCGTGCCGCTGCTTTACGCCGCGCTTTACGTTTCGATCGCCGCTCACAGCCGGCTGGGACTCAATGTCGTCGTCGATATCGGTCATCACGACGCCTATTCCAGATCGCTGAACATCCTTCCCCATTGTGCGCGACGCCTGGCCGGCCTGCCGGTGCTGCTCGTCGGCGTCCGCTGCCCGATCGACGAGGTGTTGCGAAGGCGCGCAGCAGGTGGGGAAGGTACTCCATATGTCATTGGAACGGACGACGATCCCATGCCGCTGCCCGTCCGCCGCTGGCAGGAAGAGGTGCACAAGCCCGGCCTCTACGACCTGGAAGTCGATACGTCGTTGCTCAGCCCACGGGCATGCGCAGGGTCGATCCGCGAGAGGCTCATCGCGGGACCGGCGCCAATGGCTTTCCACACATTGGCGAATTTGCCGACCGCCTGA
- a CDS encoding HIT family protein has product MAEAYDPGNIFAKILRGEIPSHGVYEDDAVVAFMDVMPQGMGHTLVVPKAPSRNMLDADPATLGPLFGVAQKVAVAVKKAFNADGVTLMQFNEPASGQTVYHLHVHVVPRFEGIPLKPHSGQMEKPEVLAENAGKIRAALGS; this is encoded by the coding sequence ATGGCCGAAGCCTATGATCCCGGCAACATCTTCGCGAAAATCCTGCGCGGCGAGATTCCCTCGCACGGCGTCTACGAGGACGACGCGGTCGTCGCCTTCATGGATGTGATGCCGCAAGGCATGGGCCACACGCTGGTGGTGCCCAAGGCGCCGTCGCGCAACATGCTCGACGCCGATCCGGCAACGCTCGGCCCATTGTTCGGCGTGGCGCAGAAAGTTGCGGTCGCGGTGAAAAAGGCCTTCAACGCCGACGGCGTCACCCTGATGCAGTTCAACGAGCCGGCTTCCGGGCAGACCGTCTATCATCTCCATGTCCATGTCGTCCCGCGCTTCGAGGGCATACCGTTGAAGCCGCATTCGGGCCAGATGGAGAAGCCGGAGGTGTTGGCCGAGAACGCCGGCAAGATCCGAGCAGCGCTGGGAAGCTGA
- the rpsB gene encoding 30S ribosomal protein S2 has protein sequence MALPDFSMRQLLEAGVHFGHQTHRWNPKMAPYIYGARNNIHIIDLSQTVPLLHQALKQVSDTVAKGGRVLFVGTKRQASDIVADAAQRSAQYYVNSRWLGGMLTNWKTISNSIQRLRKLDETLAGEAQGLTKKERLNLDREREKLNKALGGIKDMGSTPDLMFVIDTNKEAIAILEAKRLGIPVVAIIDSNCDPDKIDFPIPGNDDAARAIQFYCDLIAKAAIDGIARQQGALGVDIGASAEAPVEPALDTPAAEAPEA, from the coding sequence ATGGCTCTGCCAGATTTCAGCATGCGCCAGCTTTTGGAAGCTGGCGTTCACTTCGGCCACCAGACCCACCGCTGGAACCCGAAGATGGCGCCTTACATCTATGGCGCCCGCAACAACATTCACATCATCGACCTGTCGCAGACGGTGCCGCTGCTGCACCAGGCTCTGAAGCAGGTGTCCGACACTGTCGCCAAGGGCGGCCGCGTGCTGTTCGTCGGTACCAAGCGCCAGGCGTCCGACATCGTTGCCGACGCCGCGCAGCGTTCGGCCCAGTACTATGTCAACTCGCGTTGGCTGGGCGGCATGCTCACCAACTGGAAGACGATCTCGAATTCGATCCAGCGCCTGCGCAAGCTCGACGAGACGCTCGCCGGCGAGGCCCAGGGCCTCACCAAGAAGGAGCGCCTGAACCTCGATCGCGAGCGCGAGAAGCTCAACAAGGCTCTCGGCGGCATCAAGGACATGGGCTCGACGCCGGACCTGATGTTCGTCATCGACACCAACAAGGAAGCGATCGCGATCCTCGAGGCCAAGCGCCTGGGCATCCCGGTCGTGGCCATCATCGATTCGAACTGCGACCCGGACAAGATCGACTTCCCGATCCCCGGCAATGATGACGCGGCCCGCGCCATCCAGTTCTATTGCGACCTGATCGCCAAGGCCGCCATCGACGGCATTGCCCGCCAGCAGGGCGCGCTCGGCGTCGACATCGGCGCTTCGGCCGAGGCTCCGGTCGAGCCCGCGCTCGACACTCCGGCTGCCGAAGCTCCGGAAGCTTGA
- a CDS encoding phasin family protein, with protein sequence MTQTYEDFTKYGKEFADTGLKSFASLSKGAQAIATEAGEYTKKSFEAGSAAFEKLFAAKSIEKAVEIQTDYAKQSYESFVAEASKIGNLYAELAKEAYKPFESVVAKAK encoded by the coding sequence ATGACCCAGACCTATGAGGACTTCACGAAATACGGCAAGGAATTTGCCGACACCGGGCTGAAGAGCTTTGCCTCGCTCAGCAAGGGCGCGCAGGCGATCGCCACCGAAGCCGGCGAATACACCAAGAAGAGCTTCGAAGCCGGCAGCGCCGCCTTCGAGAAGCTGTTCGCGGCCAAGTCGATCGAGAAGGCCGTCGAGATCCAGACCGATTACGCCAAGCAGAGCTATGAGAGCTTCGTGGCCGAGGCCAGCAAGATCGGCAATCTCTATGCCGAACTCGCCAAGGAAGCTTACAAGCCCTTCGAATCGGTGGTCGCCAAGGCGAAGTAA
- a CDS encoding glycerophosphodiester phosphodiesterase translates to MTDLSWLIAQPVAHRGFHDMNKTRWENTLSAFAAAAERGYAIECDVHISSDGVPVIIHDGDLKRLTGQDGFVWQRTAAELATLKIGGTKDHVPTLKEALDLIDGRVPLVVELKGVPGHDAGLVASVGRLLKRYKGKVAIMSFDHWLIRDFAKDAPGIPGGLTAYGRDNQLIEAHFAMLAHDLAFTSYAAGDLPNPFVSFVREKLKMPVITWTVHDQPAVDLTFKYADQMTFEGFEPDLVKVA, encoded by the coding sequence ATGACCGATCTTTCCTGGCTGATCGCGCAGCCTGTCGCGCATCGCGGCTTCCACGACATGAACAAGACGCGCTGGGAAAACACGCTGTCGGCCTTCGCCGCGGCGGCCGAGCGCGGCTATGCCATCGAATGCGACGTGCATATCTCGTCGGACGGCGTCCCGGTCATCATCCACGACGGCGATCTGAAACGCCTGACCGGCCAGGACGGCTTCGTCTGGCAGCGCACCGCGGCCGAACTGGCGACGCTCAAGATCGGCGGCACCAAGGACCACGTGCCGACGCTCAAGGAAGCGCTCGACCTGATCGACGGCCGCGTGCCGCTGGTGGTCGAGCTGAAAGGCGTTCCTGGCCACGATGCCGGGCTGGTGGCGAGCGTCGGTCGGCTGCTCAAGCGCTACAAGGGCAAGGTGGCGATCATGTCGTTCGATCACTGGCTGATCCGCGACTTCGCCAAGGACGCGCCGGGTATCCCCGGCGGGCTAACCGCCTATGGCAGGGACAACCAGTTGATCGAGGCGCATTTCGCCATGCTCGCGCACGACCTCGCCTTCACCTCTTACGCCGCTGGCGACCTGCCCAACCCCTTCGTCAGCTTCGTGCGCGAAAAGCTGAAAATGCCGGTCATCACCTGGACCGTGCACGACCAGCCGGCGGTCGACCTGACCTTCAAATATGCCGATCAAATGACCTTCGAGGGTTTCGAACCCGATCTGGTCAAGGTCGCCTAG
- a CDS encoding sulfatase-like hydrolase/transferase — protein MREHLGVGMLFWASWGVGQWLGVAGLAAALLLTVRLEGKPGTWPLGFSTFFLLFAFLHLFFPGAIVALWMTLMLTAIIGIASKLKYRYLGFNLLAGDLYHLAASSWRSVFVDNARMAIPALFAGAAIVAVAMLVDITLVEQATSLSLRLAIFAVAVLIYVAVYRLSGGAPRFRFDLLTRDRAHLSAFVASWLGAGPSQRPGFVDIAHDPLPFLPPVPAKRDNGEARPHIFMVLHESTFDPRHHGVPINRAFEQFFSPANGLSGALHVDVFGGSTLQTEFSVLTGLSSLSFGNDSRFVFHLLAGRVRHSLPSVLSGMGYHVSHVSCDRPNFVNCDRFYKSIGFEEVAYAATLPPPFDLERWRRERHDEQLYSHALNRIADRLGSERPCFLSIMTLMNHGDHRRRIFPPELQADIRREAVALSGNENYGEYAVRLAESIEAYAAFRGQLETALNGRPAIVVRYGDHQPSFTAALTGLPPSDRALHKTFYAIEAINSALPADLAAPAMLDAAFLSTLTMSAARLPLDPVFATRTALLADCAARYFASESVRKKRFHRALVEAGMVDLA, from the coding sequence GTGCGCGAGCACCTTGGGGTTGGCATGCTGTTTTGGGCATCTTGGGGCGTCGGGCAATGGCTCGGTGTGGCGGGGCTTGCGGCCGCGCTGCTGTTGACCGTCCGGCTCGAAGGCAAGCCGGGAACCTGGCCTCTCGGCTTTTCCACCTTCTTCCTTCTCTTTGCTTTCCTGCACCTGTTTTTTCCAGGCGCGATCGTCGCGCTCTGGATGACGCTCATGCTGACGGCCATCATCGGTATCGCCTCGAAGCTGAAATACCGCTATCTCGGCTTCAATCTTCTGGCCGGAGATCTCTATCATCTGGCCGCGAGCAGTTGGCGCAGCGTCTTTGTCGACAATGCCCGAATGGCGATCCCGGCCCTCTTCGCCGGAGCGGCGATCGTTGCGGTCGCCATGCTTGTCGACATAACTCTGGTGGAACAGGCGACATCGCTCTCGCTGCGCCTCGCGATTTTCGCCGTAGCTGTGCTGATCTACGTGGCAGTCTATCGGTTGAGCGGCGGAGCGCCTCGTTTCCGCTTCGACCTGCTCACCAGGGATCGCGCGCATCTCTCCGCCTTCGTGGCGTCGTGGCTCGGCGCGGGACCTTCGCAACGGCCGGGCTTCGTTGACATCGCTCACGATCCGCTGCCGTTTCTGCCGCCTGTGCCGGCTAAGCGGGATAACGGCGAGGCTCGACCGCACATCTTCATGGTCCTGCACGAATCGACATTTGATCCGAGGCACCATGGCGTGCCGATCAACCGTGCTTTCGAGCAATTCTTCTCGCCCGCAAACGGTCTGTCTGGGGCTTTGCATGTCGATGTTTTCGGCGGCAGCACGCTGCAGACCGAATTCTCGGTGCTGACCGGCCTGTCCTCGCTTTCCTTCGGCAACGACAGCCGCTTCGTCTTTCATCTGCTGGCTGGGCGGGTGCGCCACTCATTGCCCTCGGTGCTTTCAGGCATGGGGTACCATGTGTCGCATGTGAGCTGCGATCGTCCCAACTTCGTCAATTGCGATCGCTTCTATAAATCGATCGGGTTCGAGGAGGTCGCCTATGCCGCGACCTTGCCGCCGCCCTTCGATCTGGAGCGCTGGCGTCGCGAGCGCCATGACGAACAGCTTTACAGCCATGCTCTGAACCGGATTGCGGACCGCTTGGGAAGCGAGAGGCCCTGTTTCCTCTCGATAATGACGCTGATGAACCACGGCGATCACCGTCGCCGCATCTTTCCGCCCGAGCTTCAGGCCGATATCCGCCGTGAAGCCGTCGCGCTGAGCGGCAATGAGAATTACGGCGAATATGCCGTGCGGCTGGCAGAAAGCATCGAGGCCTATGCCGCGTTTCGCGGACAACTCGAAACCGCGCTGAATGGCCGGCCAGCCATCGTCGTGCGTTACGGCGATCACCAGCCGTCATTCACAGCCGCCCTCACCGGCCTGCCGCCTTCCGACAGAGCCTTGCACAAGACCTTCTACGCGATCGAGGCGATCAACAGCGCTTTGCCCGCCGATCTGGCCGCTCCTGCCATGCTCGACGCGGCATTCCTGTCGACATTGACCATGTCCGCCGCGCGTCTGCCGCTCGATCCGGTATTCGCGACCAGGACGGCCCTTCTGGCTGACTGTGCCGCTCGCTATTTCGCAAGCGAGTCCGTGCGCAAGAAGCGCTTCCACCGGGCTCTTGTCGAAGCGGGCATGGTCGATCTCGCCTGA
- a CDS encoding GNAT family N-acetyltransferase — MDQGDDDDGRVANADYAIRVAAGIGAFTCVEWDGFAGTTRGDKENGYNPLVSFAFLSALEDSGCAVRRTGWQGHHLRLETAQGRLLGAVPCYLKSHSQGEYVFDHGWSDAFERAGGRYYPKLQCSVPFTPVTGPRLLVGKGENEGAVRAGLAEGLKLVTDKLGVSSAHVTFANEPDVATLEAAGFLHRTDQQFHFFNEGFSNYDDFLATLASRKRKAMKKERREALADGISIDWLTGKDITESAWDDFFAFYTDTGGRKWGRPYLNRQFFSLIGERMADDILLVMAKRNGRYIAGAINFIGSDALYGRNWGCIEDHPFLHFEVCYHQAIDFAIERKLTVVEAGAQGEHKLARGYRPVTMHSAHYISHPGLRNAVADYLRRERREVERMGEYLEEHTPFRKDLAE, encoded by the coding sequence ATGGATCAGGGCGACGACGACGATGGACGGGTAGCGAACGCGGATTACGCGATCCGCGTCGCGGCGGGTATCGGCGCCTTCACCTGCGTGGAGTGGGACGGCTTTGCCGGAACCACGCGCGGCGACAAAGAAAATGGCTACAATCCGCTGGTTTCATTCGCTTTTCTAAGCGCATTGGAAGATTCTGGATGCGCCGTCCGGCGCACTGGCTGGCAGGGCCATCACCTGCGGTTGGAAACCGCGCAAGGCAGGCTTCTCGGCGCCGTCCCCTGTTATCTCAAATCGCACAGCCAGGGCGAATATGTCTTCGACCATGGCTGGTCGGACGCCTTCGAGCGCGCCGGTGGCCGCTACTATCCCAAACTGCAATGCTCGGTGCCGTTCACGCCGGTCACCGGCCCTCGCCTTCTGGTCGGCAAAGGCGAGAATGAAGGTGCCGTGAGAGCCGGACTGGCGGAAGGCCTGAAACTCGTGACCGACAAGCTCGGCGTCTCTTCCGCGCATGTCACCTTCGCCAACGAGCCTGATGTCGCGACGCTGGAAGCGGCGGGCTTCCTGCATCGCACCGACCAGCAGTTCCATTTCTTCAACGAAGGCTTTTCGAACTATGATGACTTCCTCGCCACACTTGCCTCGCGCAAACGCAAGGCGATGAAGAAGGAGCGTCGCGAGGCGCTTGCCGATGGCATCTCGATCGACTGGTTGACCGGCAAGGACATCACCGAAAGCGCCTGGGACGATTTCTTCGCCTTCTACACGGATACCGGCGGCAGGAAATGGGGCCGGCCCTATCTCAACCGGCAGTTTTTCTCCCTGATCGGCGAGCGCATGGCCGATGACATTCTTCTGGTGATGGCCAAGCGCAACGGCCGCTACATTGCCGGCGCCATCAACTTCATCGGTTCCGACGCGCTTTATGGGCGCAACTGGGGCTGCATCGAGGACCACCCCTTCCTGCATTTCGAGGTCTGCTATCATCAGGCAATCGACTTCGCCATCGAGCGCAAGCTGACGGTGGTGGAGGCCGGCGCACAGGGCGAGCACAAGCTGGCGCGCGGCTACCGGCCCGTGACCATGCATTCGGCGCACTACATTTCGCATCCCGGTCTGCGCAATGCCGTCGCCGACTATCTTAGGCGGGAGCGGCGCGAGGTTGAACGCATGGGCGAATATCTCGAAGAGCACACGCCCTTCCGCAAGGACCTCGCAGAATAA
- a CDS encoding cytochrome oxidase subunit III → MKWVVAGWLLFIVSALFFIAAAWRAGDLLALAGAVLFLVACFSFLVPIAARKPH, encoded by the coding sequence ATGAAGTGGGTCGTCGCCGGTTGGCTGCTGTTCATCGTGTCGGCGCTGTTTTTCATCGCCGCGGCATGGCGCGCGGGCGATTTGCTGGCGCTTGCCGGCGCGGTGCTGTTCCTGGTCGCCTGCTTTTCGTTCCTGGTTCCGATCGCCGCCCGAAAGCCGCACTGA
- the clpA gene encoding ATP-dependent Clp protease ATP-binding subunit ClpA, translating into MPAFSQGLEKALHQALTFANERHHEYATLEHLLLALIDDTEAAAVMRACNVDLDELKHTVLTYIDTELDNLVTGYDEDSKPTAGFQRVIQRAVIHVQSSGREEVSGANVLVAIFAERESHAAYFLQEQQMTRYDAVNYISHGIAKRPGASESRTPRGAEDEQGGQNGAEPQEEGGKKKQQDALTAYCVNLNNKARAGKIDPLIGRDSEINRTIQVLCRRSKNNPLYVGDPGVGKTAIAEGLAKRIVEGDVPEVLQDATIFALDMGTLLAGTRYRGDFEERLKQVVKELEDYPGAVLFIDEIHTVIGAGATSGGAMDASNLLKPALSSGAIRCIGSTTYKEFRQFFEKDRALVRRFQKIDVNEPTIEDAIEIMKGLKPYFEEFHKVRYTSEAIKASVELSARYINDRKLPDKAIDVIDETGASQMLVPEAKRKKTIGIREIEATIATMARIPPKTVSADDEKVLQGLDIELKRVVYGQDTAITALTSAIKLARAGLREPEKPIGSYLFSGPTGVGKTEVAKQLAASLGVELIRFDMSEYMERHTVSRLIGAPPGYVGFDQGGLLTDGVDQHPHCVLLLDEVEKAHPDLFNILLQVMDHGKLTDHNGKQIDFRNVILIMTTNAGASDAQRAAIGFGSTKREGDDVEAINRLFTPEFRNRLDAIIPFGSLPVPVIHQVVQKFVMQLEAQLSERGVTFDLSPDAIAWLADKGYDERMGARPLGRVIQEHIKKPLADEVLFGKLKKGGTVRVTVEKKETGESGLKLESLADESPVQPKKEEPEDAPKPKKAVAKKPAPKKAVAQKPEPKGKDGNKRSLVPQLPRKG; encoded by the coding sequence ATGCCGGCTTTCTCCCAAGGCCTGGAAAAGGCGCTACATCAGGCGCTGACATTCGCCAACGAGCGGCATCATGAATATGCGACGCTCGAACATTTGCTGCTCGCCCTGATCGACGACACCGAGGCGGCCGCCGTCATGCGTGCCTGCAACGTCGATCTCGACGAGCTCAAGCATACGGTTCTCACCTATATCGACACCGAGCTCGACAACCTCGTCACCGGTTACGACGAGGATTCGAAGCCGACGGCAGGTTTCCAGCGCGTCATCCAGCGCGCCGTGATCCATGTGCAGTCGTCCGGCCGCGAGGAAGTGTCCGGCGCCAACGTGCTCGTCGCCATCTTCGCCGAGCGCGAGAGCCACGCCGCCTATTTCCTGCAGGAACAGCAGATGACCCGCTACGACGCGGTCAATTACATCTCGCATGGCATCGCCAAGCGCCCGGGCGCTTCGGAGTCGCGCACGCCGCGCGGCGCCGAGGACGAGCAGGGCGGCCAGAATGGCGCCGAGCCGCAGGAAGAGGGCGGCAAGAAGAAGCAGCAGGACGCGCTGACGGCCTACTGCGTCAATCTCAACAACAAGGCGCGGGCCGGCAAGATCGACCCGCTGATCGGCCGCGACAGCGAGATCAACCGCACCATCCAGGTGCTGTGCCGCCGTTCCAAGAACAACCCGCTCTATGTCGGCGACCCCGGCGTCGGCAAGACGGCGATCGCCGAAGGCCTCGCCAAGCGCATCGTCGAAGGCGACGTGCCTGAAGTGCTGCAGGACGCCACCATTTTCGCGCTCGACATGGGCACGCTCTTGGCCGGCACCCGCTATCGTGGCGACTTCGAGGAGCGGCTGAAGCAGGTCGTCAAGGAGCTCGAGGATTATCCGGGCGCTGTGCTGTTCATCGACGAGATCCACACGGTGATCGGGGCGGGCGCCACTTCGGGCGGCGCCATGGATGCATCGAACCTTCTGAAGCCGGCGCTGTCGTCCGGCGCCATCCGCTGCATCGGCTCGACCACCTACAAGGAGTTCCGCCAGTTCTTCGAGAAGGACCGCGCGCTGGTGCGGCGTTTCCAGAAGATCGACGTCAACGAGCCGACCATCGAGGACGCCATCGAGATCATGAAGGGCCTGAAGCCCTATTTCGAGGAGTTCCACAAGGTCCGCTATACGAGCGAAGCCATCAAGGCCTCGGTCGAGCTGTCGGCGCGCTACATCAACGACCGCAAGCTGCCGGACAAGGCGATCGACGTGATCGACGAGACCGGCGCCTCGCAGATGCTGGTGCCGGAAGCCAAGCGCAAGAAGACGATCGGCATCAGGGAGATCGAGGCGACGATCGCCACCATGGCGCGCATCCCGCCGAAGACCGTCTCGGCCGATGACGAGAAGGTGCTGCAGGGCCTCGATATCGAGCTGAAGCGCGTCGTATACGGCCAGGACACCGCGATCACCGCGCTGACCTCGGCGATCAAGCTGGCGCGCGCCGGCCTGCGCGAACCGGAGAAGCCAATCGGCTCCTACCTGTTCTCAGGGCCAACCGGCGTCGGCAAGACGGAAGTGGCCAAGCAGCTTGCCGCCTCGCTTGGCGTCGAGCTGATCCGCTTCGACATGTCGGAATATATGGAACGCCACACCGTCTCGCGGCTGATCGGCGCGCCTCCCGGCTATGTCGGCTTCGACCAGGGCGGCTTGTTGACCGACGGCGTCGACCAGCATCCGCACTGCGTGCTGCTGCTTGACGAGGTCGAGAAGGCGCATCCGGACCTGTTCAACATCCTGCTGCAGGTGATGGACCACGGCAAGCTGACCGACCACAACGGCAAGCAGATCGACTTCCGCAATGTGATCCTGATCATGACCACCAATGCGGGCGCGTCGGATGCGCAGCGCGCGGCGATCGGCTTCGGCTCGACCAAGCGCGAAGGCGACGACGTCGAGGCGATCAACCGGCTGTTCACGCCGGAGTTCCGCAACCGTCTGGACGCTATCATCCCGTTCGGCTCGTTGCCGGTGCCGGTCATCCATCAGGTGGTGCAGAAGTTCGTCATGCAGCTCGAGGCGCAGCTGTCCGAGCGTGGCGTTACCTTCGACCTGTCGCCGGACGCGATCGCCTGGCTGGCCGACAAGGGTTACGACGAGCGTATGGGCGCGCGTCCGCTCGGCCGCGTCATCCAGGAGCATATCAAGAAGCCCCTGGCCGACGAGGTGCTGTTCGGCAAGCTCAAGAAGGGCGGCACGGTGCGCGTCACCGTCGAGAAGAAGGAAACCGGCGAGTCCGGCCTGAAGCTCGAATCGCTCGCCGACGAGTCGCCCGTGCAGCCGAAGAAGGAAGAGCCGGAAGACGCGCCGAAGCCGAAAAAGGCGGTCGCCAAGAAGCCTGCGCCCAAGAAGGCGGTGGCGCAGAAGCCGGAGCCGAAGGGCAAGGACGGCAACAAGCGCAGCCTTGTGCCGCAACTGCCGCGCAAGGGCTGA
- a CDS encoding cell envelope integrity EipB family protein, with the protein MRATRLFLAAACFSAALPMAPAFAVPALQAHRAVYDLTLSKASDRSGITGITGRMVYEFNGSACEGYTVKFRFVTQIVTNDNTRLTDQQTTTFEDAEGKTFSFVTKSFVDQNLDKEVKGTATREAKGLKVDIDKPEKSSLDLAATQFPTQHLVELIGKAEKGENFYQTNLFDGSEDANKVMTTTVIVGKKTDAEKTDPEAPALAKLASDKYWPVDIAYFDDTDKSGEEVPEYRISFKLHENGITRDLVMDYGDFSMTGKLVNLSLFDQTKPCPASK; encoded by the coding sequence ATGCGCGCAACGCGCCTTTTCCTCGCCGCCGCCTGTTTTTCGGCGGCGCTTCCGATGGCGCCGGCCTTTGCGGTGCCCGCGTTGCAGGCGCATCGCGCCGTCTACGATCTCACGCTCAGCAAGGCCTCCGACCGTTCAGGCATTACCGGCATCACCGGCCGCATGGTCTACGAGTTCAACGGCTCGGCCTGCGAAGGTTATACGGTCAAGTTCCGCTTCGTCACGCAGATCGTCACCAACGACAACACTAGGCTGACCGACCAGCAGACGACGACTTTCGAGGACGCCGAAGGCAAGACCTTTTCCTTCGTGACGAAATCCTTTGTCGACCAGAACCTCGACAAGGAAGTCAAGGGCACGGCGACCAGGGAAGCGAAGGGCCTGAAGGTCGATATCGACAAGCCGGAGAAGAGCAGCCTCGATCTCGCGGCGACGCAGTTTCCGACCCAGCATCTGGTCGAGCTGATCGGCAAGGCCGAGAAGGGCGAGAATTTCTACCAGACCAATCTGTTCGACGGTTCAGAGGATGCCAACAAGGTGATGACCACCACCGTCATCGTCGGCAAGAAGACGGACGCAGAAAAGACGGATCCGGAAGCGCCGGCGCTGGCCAAGCTCGCCTCCGACAAATACTGGCCGGTCGACATTGCCTATTTCGACGATACCGACAAAAGCGGCGAGGAGGTGCCGGAGTACCGGATCAGCTTCAAGCTGCACGAGAACGGCATCACTCGCGACCTCGTCATGGACTATGGCGACTTCTCGATGACCGGCAAGCTGGTGAACCTGTCGTTGTTCGACCAGACCAAGCCTTGCCCGGCGTCGAAATAG
- a CDS encoding RidA family protein: MSETIEKRLSDLGVTLPAAAAPAANYVPYCRTGNTLFTAGQLPLKDGKLQASGLLGRDIDTAAGKEGAKFCAINILAQAKAALGDLEKISRLVKITVFVASAPDFVEQHLVANGASDFLVAVLGERGKHARSAVGTASLPLNAAVEIEAIFEVE; the protein is encoded by the coding sequence ATGAGCGAAACAATCGAAAAGCGGCTAAGCGATCTTGGCGTCACCCTTCCGGCCGCCGCCGCGCCCGCCGCCAACTACGTGCCCTATTGCCGCACCGGCAACACGCTGTTCACCGCCGGCCAGCTGCCGCTGAAGGACGGCAAGTTGCAGGCAAGCGGGTTGCTCGGCCGCGACATCGACACGGCCGCCGGCAAGGAAGGCGCGAAATTCTGCGCCATCAACATCCTGGCGCAGGCCAAGGCAGCACTCGGCGACCTCGAAAAAATTAGCCGCCTGGTCAAGATCACCGTCTTCGTCGCCTCCGCGCCGGATTTCGTCGAACAGCATCTTGTCGCCAACGGCGCCTCCGACTTCCTGGTCGCGGTACTCGGCGAGCGCGGCAAGCACGCCCGTTCCGCCGTCGGCACCGCCTCGCTGCCGCTCAACGCCGCGGTCGAGATCGAAGCGATCTTCGAAGTCGAGTGA